Proteins encoded together in one Novosphingobium sp. CECT 9465 window:
- a CDS encoding ArdC family protein — MTFRQARELGGSVRRGECGTDIVYTRKIATRDERLSAVHEAARPACNPLSAPFYCLFLLSNARGCPACGGPATSG; from the coding sequence GTGACTTTCCGCCAGGCCAGGGAGCTTGGAGGAAGCGTTCGTCGCGGCGAATGCGGGACTGACATTGTCTACACCCGGAAAATCGCAACCCGGGACGAGAGACTGAGCGCCGTTCACGAGGCCGCGAGGCCGGCCTGCAATCCCCTTTCTGCGCCATTTTACTGTCTTTTTCTACTGAGCAATGCGCGGGGTTGCCCCGCATGTGGCGGTCCCGCCACGTCCGGTTGA